In the Leptospira wolffii serovar Khorat str. Khorat-H2 genome, GAGCAGCAAACGGGATTGCAAAAAAGATATGCGACATATTCCAATCTTGCCGCAAATACGAATAATTTAGTAATTCTTCGGATGCCTTACTGCTTGCCTTACGGGTGAAAGGTGTATAAATATTAGTGCATTTCGTTATATTAAATTAATAAAATAATAAAATATAATGAAAACTAATCGTATCTTATATTATGAGAATGCGGGGAATGGGAAATGAATGCAAGTGAAGCCATACCCACGGGAGAGCAATATTCCGGGAAATATTTAAACTTTAGGCCTGCCTATCTTAAGATCAAGTCTAAGGATTCTTATCCTCACGGAGAGCGGCCTTACTTTAGCCCCGAGACGGAACGATTATTGGTGACCGCTGCGGAGAATTCCAGTCTCGTCGGTTTAGCCGGCGGAAAACTTCCCTCGATTCCGGCCATGTCTGCGTTGGATCCAAAATTTCTGGAGGAGCTTAGATCCTTGGTGCAGGAAGGTCTGATTCTTCTCATACCCAGGATATTCTTCAATAAGACCAACGGTAATCTAGAGTTAGCCTTTAACGTATTAGCATCCTTTTCTTCGAAAAAGACCAACCCGGAAAATATCAAAAGCGTATTCTTTGAAAGCATGAGAAAATCCGCCTGGGCCGTAAGGACTTACGAGATTATCTCCCAGAGAGGGGCGGACATATCCTTGCCTTTCCTATTGGCTTCGTTGGCGGAAGGGACTTCTCCGGGGGTGGATTCGGAAGCTCGGGATATACCGAAGGATTTATTACGGAAAATATATTATAAAAACATAATTCATACGGATGTGATTAAGGATAGTTTGGCGCTTATCCACTCGTTTATAGAGGAGGAGGGAATATTAACGCCCACTATCGGTTGCGGATATGTGCATATTCCCGACCAGGAGGTCGACGTCTTATTCGATCTGGTATCCGATTTATATGCTAAGAAAGTGATTCCGAAACTCGTGGAGAATAGTCCTAAGCTGGCTGAAAATCTGATTTCCCTCAGAGAAAACGTTTTAACCGAGGAATCCAATCTTCTTTCCTCGGATCCTATATTCGTGCGTAAAAGTATCTTCTCGGAAGAGTTCGCAAAACTAGGTCATCTTATGAAATCGAATTCGGCATACTGCGATTTCTTTCGTTTAGCTAAAGTAGTATCTCAAAAATCTTTGGAATCGGATACGTTTACAAGAGAAGCGAGAGAAAAGGCCGTCGAAAACGGTTTGAGAAAGGCGGTTCTAAACGGAAAAGGAGCGTTGGGAAAATTTCTTTCCTTAGGAATCGGACGGGACGTCGCCTGGGATTCGAAGATTGCCAAGTCCGTGCAGGAGGATCCCGCCTTATTGAGTTACGCGTTCTATTCCGAAGGAACTCCGGAATTATTCGTTTGTCCTTCGGAGGATGCTGCAATCAGGGAAATTTTACGGGCGCTCAATGAAAAATATTCCTTCAGAAATTCCTCCGTTTTGAATCTATTACTTCTTCTTTTTAAACATAAGCAGAAATTAATGGGACTACTTTCCGATTCTTCTACTAAGGATCATTTTTGCGAGTTAGGCTATCATTGTCTTTCGGATTCCTTTTCCTGGTTCCGACGATTATTATTTTCCTTGGGAATAAGAGGCTCTTTGTTGAATTCCGTTTTGGCCGAACTAGGAACGATTCAGTACCATCAGTTGAACGAAAAAATGCGATTCGAAGAGAAACTGAGCCAAATTAAGAATCAATTACGCCAGGAATTGATCACGGAAGTAAGGGACCTTTTGGAGACGATTCTTCATGGCGACGAGGACGATTCCAGAGATCGCAGGAATTGGTAGTCATCATATTTTATATAAAAAAGCTGCCTATAGGACTAGACTGCCGCGTTCTATTGTAGACCGAGTAAGGATCTATTTTTCCAAGCATTCCGAAAGCGCGGAAAGAAAAAGATTCGGATCTTCCAATTGAGGAATATGTCCTAGACCTTCTAAGACTTTCAATCGGGAACCCGGCAAGGCCTTTGCCAAGTTCTCACCTTGACTTATCGGAGTAACCGTATCTTGGTTTCCCCAAAGAATATGGATCGGCATCTTCATTCCGGAGACGTTAACCGGGAGATCTTCCGAGAGAGAAGGGTCGTTTTTCGTTACGAATTGTGCCATCCATTTCCCCATATACTCGGTGCTATTCTCTAGTCTCATCGGCACTCGTATCATCGCCGCTTTTTCGTCGGTGATCGCTTCTTTCTTATTCACGAAGGACCGGAATAATGTCTTAGTAAGAAAAGGGTTTGTCCCCGTTGCGGAAAAGATCGGATTGCGGATCCAGTCCTTATCGAGTGCGAATCGAACGTAAGCGGGGATTTCCGGGGCCGAGTAACTAGGTTCGATTTGAGCAGCTATGTCGACTAATACGAGTTTATCCACGATGCTCGGCTCTAAAAGGGCGGCGTGGAGAGTCGGGCCTCCTCCGAAAGAATGGCCCACCAGAATCGCTTTAGAAATTCCTAAACTATGCAATATTCCCAGGATTCGTTTTCCTTGGGTCCGAGTGCTGAAAGAAGAAATATCCGGTCTCTCCGAGAAGCCGAAAGGAGGTAGATCGATGGAAATAGTACGATATCCCTTGCTCGCGATGGAGTGTTGGATATCCTTCCAGATTTCGCTCCAGGCGCCCATTCCGTGTACGAATAATACGACCTTGCCGTCCTTAGGGCCGATTTCTTGGATAAAGATTTCGACATCTTCTCCTTTTACGAATTTCCCCGAATTCGGAGCGGATGAGATTCTATTTTCCTTTTCTCGGAGAGAGGCAGCGATCCGGAAAGAAAGAAGAATTAGGAAAATTAGAAGAATAAAACCGGAGAATAGGAGGGCCAGGAAGCGGGATATTTTTTTGATCATAGGTAGTTTCCTAATTTGGTTTTATCCTTTGGAAGAATTTTTCGGTCATAGAAAAACCGGGTTTTTTTAAATCTTATAATCCGATCTTTCTGTGTCGGAGGGCCGGGATTTTCTTTCTCGCTTTTTTCACTTCTTCTAAGTCTATATCCGCAAGGATCACTTTTTCCCCTTCCATCGCGTCGGCTAGGATCCTCCCCCAGGGATCGACAACCAAAGAATGTCCGTAAGTTTCTCTACCTCCTGAATGAGTTCCTGTTTGTGCGGGAGCGAGAATATAACATTGGTTTTCTATCGCCCTCGCTCTGAGTAGGACTTCCCAATGAGCTTCCCCGGTTAGCTTGGTAAAGGCCGCGGGGACGAATACGATATCGCTTTCCTGATCCGCCAATTTACGGAATAACTCGGGGAATCGCAAATCGTAACATACGACGGAGGAAATATTTCCCAATTCGGAGTTACGATATACGGGAGGGATTTCTTTGCCCGCCTCTACGCTCCGGGATTCCCTGTATTCCACTCCGTCTCCAGGGTCGGTATCGAATAAATGAATTTTATGATATTGGAATATTTCTTTCCCATCGGGACCGAAAAGAGCGGCGGTGTTATAAACTTTCCCGCCGGGCGCCGGGCTGGGAAAACCTCCCGCTAAAACGGTTATTTTATTCTTTTTTGATATGTTTTCCAGGAAGGAGCGGGTCTTCGTCTCGATTTCGGCTCCTCTTTCCAGCTTTTCTTTTTCCGATCCCAGAAATGGAAAATTCTCCGGAAGCCCTAGTAGTTTGGCTCCGCCTGAAACGGCTTCCTCCGCCAACTTCTCGCATTTTTGCAGATTGAAATCCAAATCCGCCCGACTATTCAACTGGATTAAGGCGGCTTTAAATCGGGACATACGGAAAGAATTCCTAGGAAGGGATGCAATTGCAAAGAATATTGCGTCCGCATTCTGCTTGTCTTCCCGTTTTCCGAAAGAAATTTTGTAGGAACATGTCCTTTTCTCTCAAAGAATTCAACTCCATCCAATCCTTCTATCTCCGAAAAGAACATAAGGAGAATGCTTGGGCCCTAGTATACCTTCTGCTTCGTTTTTTAAGTAGCGGAGAAGGCGCCATACAAGCCGTTCAAACCGCATGGTTGCAAGGCTTACCAGAGAATCTTTCCGAAGCCGATAAAAAAGAGGCGGGAGAAAGAGTGTTGGAATTAGCGGATCTCGTATTGGATGCTCTTCGAGGTTGGAGAGACCTCGCAGATGAGGAAGGTTCCGAGGCTGTCATGGAAGACGTTCTGGAATTGGGCCAGGCGGTTCTTATGGAAACCAAGGAGATGGGCGACTTATCCTCCTTAGTCAGAGAGGAATCTTTGGAAATTCTTTCCGATCTATGTTCCGTATGCGGGGTGGAAATTCCTTCTTCCGGGTATAAGAAGATAGACTTGGCCTCTTTCGAGGATTCTGAAATCGCCGAAGAAGTGGAGGAATGGATGATCGCTCTTTCTTCCTTCGACAAGGCGGAAGAAGCCTCCGACTTGGAGGACGGTTTCCTAGTCCTCTTCGTGAAGGTGTTTTTGTTTTATATATTCTTTAAGTAAAGACGGGATAGGTTTACAAGCCCGAAAAGATTTCTTTCACCGCTGTGACCACGTCCTCTACGTCCGCGTCCGTCATTCCGGCGAACAGAGGAAGAGAAAGGGTTCTCTTGTACATCGCATCCGCGTTCGGATAATTTCTTCTTTCATAACCGAACCTTTGGTAAAAAGGATGCTCGTATAAAGGAATGAAATGAAGGCTCGAGCCTATATTGCGTTTGTGTAATTCTGCGCAAAAAATGTCCCGGTTGATTTTTCCGGGAACCGTATCCACTTCCACACGGAATAGATGCCAGGAATGTTCTCCGTCCTTAGCGAGTAGAGGCATGTGTAGGAAAGGGAGTTGGGAGAATTCGGAGCGATAGATATCCGCGATTTGCGTTCTTCTCTTCCAGAGATCCTCCGCTTCGGATAATTGCACTAGACCGATCGCGGCGGCGATATCGCTCATATTATACTTGAATCCGGGTGACACGACCTCGTAGTACCAGCCGGGGCGCCCGTAGGTCTCTCGATTGATTCCGTGCAGTCGCATGAGCTTCATTCTCTCGGCAAAGTGAGCGTGACGGGTGGTGACCATTCCGCCTTCTCCGGTAGTGATTCCCTTGGTTGCATAAAAACTGAAAACGGTGAAATCCCCGTGAGTTCCCACTTTCTTGCCCTTATAGCTGGCCGGGAATGCGTGCGCGGAATCTTCGATTACATAAAGATGATATTCTCTTGCGAGAGAATTCAATACGTCCATATCGCAGACAACTCCCGCCAAATGCACCGGCATCATTGCCCGGACGGTCTTGCCGGTCTTCTTGTGGATCAGGTTTCCTTTGGAGAAGATACATTCTCTTTCTATGGTATGGCGAAAAGAATGCTCGGTCATGATATTATGGATCGGATCCACGTCGGTCAGAATGGGTTCTGCCCCGAAATAGCAAACCGTCTCGGCGGTCGCGGTAAACGTTACTGCAGGGACAAGAACCGCGTCCTCGGAGCAGAGTCCGATGGACTCTAGCGCAAGATGTAAACCCGCAGTAGCGGAATTCATGGCCAGAGCGAAATCGGCTCCTACGTATCTGGCGAATTCTTCTTCGAATTCCTTTACCTTGGGTCCGGAAGTGATCCAGCCGGAGCGTAGTACCGCAGCCACCTCTTCGATCGCTTTTTCGGAAATCGAGGGCAGGGCGAATGGTAGATACGTTTTCCTGGTTGTGATCATGCGACAAAATCCTCCGGCGCTTTTTCTAAGATCGGCGGAATTCCGGAAAAGATGAGGGGAAAACCACGAGAATCTTTTTCCGAATTGAAATCCGGAGGGGGCTCTCTTAGGCTGCTCTCGTGGGTTTGACCTTCGCGGAAATTTTAGACAGAATCAGAATCCTGGATCGGGACGTCTCGGAATTGAATCGTCTGAAGAGCCGACTCCCCGCGGATCGTCCTTATTCTTCTTCCTTACAGATTTCTTTCGACAAGCAGATCAATAATCTACTGAACGAGAGGGTCCGCCTCTTGGATCTGGAGATAGAAAATCCTCCTCGTTGGATTCTAGGTGACACCGAATCTTTCGAGGCGGGTAGATCCACAGCTTCTGCTCTTCTGGAGCCTACCGATCTTTCCTCCAAAAAACTCCAGGATCAGGACGTAATCAATTTCATACGAGAGTTGCCTAAGACCGAAATCCATCTTCACTTGGAAGCCTGCGTAAATAAGGAAACCATGAAGAAGCTTATGGCTAAGAATTCGATCCAGCTCAGCGACGAGGAATTCGAGGCAAAATTCAATTTCAAGGATCTGAACGGTTTTATTCAGGTATTCTTCTTTATACAGAGTCTCGTCAAAGAACCCGCGGACTTATATCATTTTGTAGGAAGTCTCGCCGAGTACATGAGGACCAATAATATCCTTTATACGGAAGTCTTCTTTGCTCCTTCCAAGTTCATCCAAAACGGTTTGGATTTCGAGGAAATGGTCCAGCAACTCGTGGACGGAATCCGTGAAGAAAAGACCAAAGACGGAATCGAAATCAGACTCTTGGTGGACGTTTCCCGTTCCTTCGGACCGGAGAATGCGATGAACAACCTGAATCGCGTTCTTAAATTAAAGCACAAGGAAGTGATCGGAATCGGACTCGGCGGAGCCGAATTGATGGGACCCGCCAGGGATTATGCCGAAGTATTCCGAAAAGCCAGAGAGGCAGGCTTGCGCGTGGTCGCGCATTCGGGAGAAGACGACGGCCCTTGGGCGATTTGGGAAGCGGTGGAATTATGCAAAGCGGAAAGAATAGGACACGGAACCTCCGCCATCCAAGACCCGGAACTCGTAAATTATTTGAGAGAACACAAGATCCCGATAGAAATATGTGTTACGTCTAATGTGTTTACCGGTAAATACGTTCGTAAGGAACAAAATCATCCGGTCCGCTATTATTACGACCAGGGAATTCCTCTCTGTATCAATACCGACGATCCTGAAATTTTCAACGTCAATCTGACTTACGAATATTTCAAGCTATGGAGATTTTTGGATTTCTCTTTGGAAGAAATCGTGGACCTAGTCCGCCAAGGCGTATTCGCCACTTTCCATCCCCAAAAGGAAAGTCTCTGGAAAGAGATGGATATCAAAATCAAAAAGGTGAAGGAAAAATACGGTCTTCTCGAATCTAGTTTGAAATAGAACTTCCTTTTTCTTTCCTCCTACAACCGAATTCCCGCTTGCTTTTCCGAGATTTTAGGAATCTTCTATTTCCTCGTTTATAGGGGCTTTTATGAAATTGAAAATTTCCATCTACGCTTTGTTGACATTAGTCATATTCGCGACGGGACTCTATTATTATCTGGGTGGATTCGATCCGATCCAAGTCCGAGAAGAAACTCTCGGACCTTTCTACGTCCTTACCCATCAAAGAACGGGCGATTATCGTAATGTAGGCGAAACATTCGAAGTGATCCAGAAAGAGTTTCCCGAAAAAGGACTCAAAGGATATAAACTTTTCGGAATGTATTTTGATAATCCGAATAAGGTTCCTAAGGAAAAATTGCGATCCGAAGTCGGAGCGGTATTCCTTTCTCCCGTGGACAATGTTCCGGAAGGTTTATCCCTTCCGTTGAAGCTAAGGACCATCGAGGCCCGTCGTTATCTCGTGGCCGATTTTCCTCTGAAGAATTTTCTTTCTATCTTTGTGGGAATCGTCCGGGTCTATCCGAAACTCATGGAAGCCTGCGAACAAAAAGGTTGCAATATGGAAGGAAAATACTCCATAGAAATCTACGATCCTTTGGAAGGAAGGACTAGCAGATATCTGATGCCTTTGGATTGATCCGTCTTAAAATTGGGCGGAGAGTCCTAGGTAAAATCCCTTTAAGGTCTCTTGGTAACGGCCTCTGTATACTGGAAACGCGTTCGGCCCCGTAGGAGAATTGCTAAAGGTGAACACAGTATCTTGGAACCCGTCGTAGTCGAACCAACTATTGATAAAATTACCGCCTATATATAGGACAAGATTCTTCCAAATCCTGTATCCGAAAGAAAGGTCGATTTCGTAACCTTGGAATCGACCTTTAGTATGCGGATTGGTAAGGTACGTCTGGTAATAAGTGTTTCCTCCGGAAGAATATAGAAGATCGTTTTTGTAGGATCTTTCTCCCTGTGTGGAAAAGAGATCCATGGATAAAGTCGCTCTAAAATCGCCGGAAGGATTTAGGATCGCCTTAAAAGACAGTTGAGGACCGAATGTCTGCATTTCTTCTTCGAAAACCGAAGAGGATCTACCTGCAGTTCTTCTCTTATAGATATTTCGTATCCCGCCTCCGATTTCCATTTGTAGGAACTGGGATTCTTTAAAGGAAAAAAAGGCGTTTAGTTTGGTGTCTCTCCTTTGGGTAGGTGTAAGATAGACCTTGTCGAAGTAGACTTGGGAAGAGGTATATATTATACTCTCATTATAATACGCGTCTCCGATTAGAATGGACTGGTTTGAGAATTCGAATTTGAGATTCTTGTCCGGAATCCAAT is a window encoding:
- the add gene encoding adenosine deaminase; protein product: MGLTFAEILDRIRILDRDVSELNRLKSRLPADRPYSSSLQISFDKQINNLLNERVRLLDLEIENPPRWILGDTESFEAGRSTASALLEPTDLSSKKLQDQDVINFIRELPKTEIHLHLEACVNKETMKKLMAKNSIQLSDEEFEAKFNFKDLNGFIQVFFFIQSLVKEPADLYHFVGSLAEYMRTNNILYTEVFFAPSKFIQNGLDFEEMVQQLVDGIREEKTKDGIEIRLLVDVSRSFGPENAMNNLNRVLKLKHKEVIGIGLGGAELMGPARDYAEVFRKAREAGLRVVAHSGEDDGPWAIWEAVELCKAERIGHGTSAIQDPELVNYLREHKIPIEICVTSNVFTGKYVRKEQNHPVRYYYDQGIPLCINTDDPEIFNVNLTYEYFKLWRFLDFSLEEIVDLVRQGVFATFHPQKESLWKEMDIKIKKVKEKYGLLESSLK
- a CDS encoding DegT/DnrJ/EryC1/StrS family aminotransferase; its protein translation is MITTRKTYLPFALPSISEKAIEEVAAVLRSGWITSGPKVKEFEEEFARYVGADFALAMNSATAGLHLALESIGLCSEDAVLVPAVTFTATAETVCYFGAEPILTDVDPIHNIMTEHSFRHTIERECIFSKGNLIHKKTGKTVRAMMPVHLAGVVCDMDVLNSLAREYHLYVIEDSAHAFPASYKGKKVGTHGDFTVFSFYATKGITTGEGGMVTTRHAHFAERMKLMRLHGINRETYGRPGWYYEVVSPGFKYNMSDIAAAIGLVQLSEAEDLWKRRTQIADIYRSEFSQLPFLHMPLLAKDGEHSWHLFRVEVDTVPGKINRDIFCAELHKRNIGSSLHFIPLYEHPFYQRFGYERRNYPNADAMYKRTLSLPLFAGMTDADVEDVVTAVKEIFSGL
- a CDS encoding carbon-nitrogen hydrolase family protein — protein: MSRFKAALIQLNSRADLDFNLQKCEKLAEEAVSGGAKLLGLPENFPFLGSEKEKLERGAEIETKTRSFLENISKKNKITVLAGGFPSPAPGGKVYNTAALFGPDGKEIFQYHKIHLFDTDPGDGVEYRESRSVEAGKEIPPVYRNSELGNISSVVCYDLRFPELFRKLADQESDIVFVPAAFTKLTGEAHWEVLLRARAIENQCYILAPAQTGTHSGGRETYGHSLVVDPWGRILADAMEGEKVILADIDLEEVKKARKKIPALRHRKIGL
- a CDS encoding alpha/beta fold hydrolase, coding for MIKKISRFLALLFSGFILLIFLILLSFRIAASLREKENRISSAPNSGKFVKGEDVEIFIQEIGPKDGKVVLFVHGMGAWSEIWKDIQHSIASKGYRTISIDLPPFGFSERPDISSFSTRTQGKRILGILHSLGISKAILVGHSFGGGPTLHAALLEPSIVDKLVLVDIAAQIEPSYSAPEIPAYVRFALDKDWIRNPIFSATGTNPFLTKTLFRSFVNKKEAITDEKAAMIRVPMRLENSTEYMGKWMAQFVTKNDPSLSEDLPVNVSGMKMPIHILWGNQDTVTPISQGENLAKALPGSRLKVLEGLGHIPQLEDPNLFLSALSECLEK
- a CDS encoding GyrI-like domain-containing protein — encoded protein: MKISIYALLTLVIFATGLYYYLGGFDPIQVREETLGPFYVLTHQRTGDYRNVGETFEVIQKEFPEKGLKGYKLFGMYFDNPNKVPKEKLRSEVGAVFLSPVDNVPEGLSLPLKLRTIEARRYLVADFPLKNFLSIFVGIVRVYPKLMEACEQKGCNMEGKYSIEIYDPLEGRTSRYLMPLD